The following are encoded together in the Hippoglossus stenolepis isolate QCI-W04-F060 chromosome 12, HSTE1.2, whole genome shotgun sequence genome:
- the LOC118118880 gene encoding peroxiredoxin-like 2A isoform X2: MFSSGLEGDLIEMGMWSLGLGAVGAALAGIFLANTDLCLPKVAMASLEHLEDADLRSTVDDATVIKAKSLWEKNGAVVMAVRRPGUFLCREEASELSSLKPQLEELGVPLVAVMKENVGSEIQDFRPHFAGDIYVDEMKLFYGPLQRKMGGVGFIRLGVWQNFMRAWRSGYQGNMNGEGFILGGVFVIGPGDQGILLEHREKEFGNKVNAAEVLEAVKKIVPAE; the protein is encoded by the exons tgttttcctcTGGGCTGGAGGGGGATCTGATTGAGATGGGGATGTGGTCTCTGGGTCTGGGGGCTGTCGGAGCCGCCCTGGCCGGGATCTTCCTGGCCAACACTGATTTGTGTCTGCCTAAAGTTGCCATGGCATCGCTGGAGCACCTGGAAGATGCTGACCTGCGCTCCACCGTAGATG ACGCCACAGTCATCAAAGCAAAGAGCCTGTGGGAGAAGAACGGGGCCGTGGTCATGGCCGTACGACGGCCTGGATGATTTTTGTGCAGAGAG gaGGCCTCTGAGCTGTCCTCTCTGAAGCCCCAGCTGGAAGAGCTCGGGGTCCCTCTGGTCGCCGTGATGAAGGAGAACGTCGGCTCAGAGATCCAGGACTTCCGACCGCACTTCGCTGGGGACATCTACGTAGATGAAATG AAACTCTTCTACGGTCcgctgcagaggaagatgggGGGTGTGGGGTTCATTCGCCTCGGCGTGTGGCAGAACTTCATGCGGGCCTGGAGGTCCGGTTACCAGGGCAACATGAACGGAGAGGGCTTCATTCTGGGGGGGGTGTTTGTCATTGGGCCAGGAGACCAG GGGATTCTCCTGGAACACCGTGAGAAGGAGTTTGGAAACAAGGTGAACGCTGCAGAGGTGTTGGAGGCCGTCAAGAAAATTGTTCCAGCGGAATAA
- the LOC118118880 gene encoding peroxiredoxin-like 2A isoform X3, which translates to MGMWSLGLGAVGAALAGIFLANTDLCLPKVAMASLEHLEDADLRSTVDDATVIKAKSLWEKNGAVVMAVRRPGUFLCREEASELSSLKPQLEELGVPLVAVMKENVGSEIQDFRPHFAGDIYVDEMKLFYGPLQRKMGGVGFIRLGVWQNFMRAWRSGYQGNMNGEGFILGGVFVIGPGDQGILLEHREKEFGNKVNAAEVLEAVKKIVPAE; encoded by the exons ATGGGGATGTGGTCTCTGGGTCTGGGGGCTGTCGGAGCCGCCCTGGCCGGGATCTTCCTGGCCAACACTGATTTGTGTCTGCCTAAAGTTGCCATGGCATCGCTGGAGCACCTGGAAGATGCTGACCTGCGCTCCACCGTAGATG ACGCCACAGTCATCAAAGCAAAGAGCCTGTGGGAGAAGAACGGGGCCGTGGTCATGGCCGTACGACGGCCTGGATGATTTTTGTGCAGAGAG gaGGCCTCTGAGCTGTCCTCTCTGAAGCCCCAGCTGGAAGAGCTCGGGGTCCCTCTGGTCGCCGTGATGAAGGAGAACGTCGGCTCAGAGATCCAGGACTTCCGACCGCACTTCGCTGGGGACATCTACGTAGATGAAATG AAACTCTTCTACGGTCcgctgcagaggaagatgggGGGTGTGGGGTTCATTCGCCTCGGCGTGTGGCAGAACTTCATGCGGGCCTGGAGGTCCGGTTACCAGGGCAACATGAACGGAGAGGGCTTCATTCTGGGGGGGGTGTTTGTCATTGGGCCAGGAGACCAG GGGATTCTCCTGGAACACCGTGAGAAGGAGTTTGGAAACAAGGTGAACGCTGCAGAGGTGTTGGAGGCCGTCAAGAAAATTGTTCCAGCGGAATAA